The Pempheris klunzingeri isolate RE-2024b chromosome 1, fPemKlu1.hap1, whole genome shotgun sequence genome includes a region encoding these proteins:
- the LOC139212323 gene encoding ZP domain-containing protein-like, which produces MRVEVEKSSFSGLHEDHLRLSDPSNTACSLQRYSNSTHVIAVVPLNACGTQMEEDNENLIFKNEITTIDNSRGLITRKHLVEVQFKCQYSKHGNVSLGFIAHRENITVWEKGMGTFTYQFELYPDNQFQNVIDPSSYPLEYKLGSRIYMMIKASSQISTTELFVESCRAAPNNNPNYLPTYSIIENGCRVDSTVQIHSRDNHRQFKFSMEAFKFIGLHNEVYINCLVLMCEAGASGTRCSQGCINSPRSGGRLRKREAVTQTARHLISQGPLRLRRSAERTESPAVNVNLNLVFIAGCLLAAVGMICGVVVYKTRVSRVRYQPLPVFKS; this is translated from the exons ATGAGAGTTGAGGTTGAGAAATCTTCATTCTCTGGACTCCATGAGGATCATTTGCGGCTCAGTGACCCCAGCAACACCGCCTGCAGCCTCCAGCGATACTCCAACAGCACTCACGTCATCGCCGTTGTCCCCCTCAACGCGTGTGGTACTCAGATGGAG GAAGACAATGAAAACCTCATTTTCAAGAATGAAATCACGACAATTGACAACAGCAGAGGCCTCATCACCAGAAAGCACCTGGTGGAGGTTCAGTTCAAGTGCCAGTACTCCAAACATGGGAACGTGTCCCTGGGCTTCATCGCACACAGGGAGAACATCACCGTGTGGGAGAAAGGCATGGGCACCTTCACCTACCAGTTTGAGTTGTACCCTGACAACCAGTTCCAGAACGTGATTGATCCGAGCTCATACCCTCTGGAGTACAAACTAGGGAGCAGGATTTACATGATGATCAAGGCCTCCTCTCAGATCAGCACCACCGAGCTGTTTGTGGAGTCCTGCAGAGCTGCACCTAACAACAACCCCAACTACTTGCCGACCTACTCCATCATTGAGAACGG GTGTAGAGTGGACTCGACAGTTCAAATCCACTCCAGGGACAATCACAGACAATTCAAGTTCAGCATGGAGGCCTTCAAGTTCATCGGCTTGCACAACGAG GTGTACATCAACTGCTTGGTGCTCATGTGTGAAGCAGGGGCTTCCGGCACCAGGTGCTCCCAGGGATGCATCAACTCCCCACGGTCAGGTGGTCGCCTCAGGAAGAGAGAAGCTGTCACCCAGACAGCCAGGCACCTCATTTCCCAGGGTCCCCTGCGCCTGAGGAGATCAGCAGAGCGCACCGAAAGCCCAG CGGTGAACGTGAATCTGAACCTGGTTTTCATCGCCGGATGTCTTCTCGCAGCGGTCGGCATGATCTGTGGGGTGGTGGTGTACAAAACCAGAGTGTCAAGGGTTAGATACCAACCTCTGCCTGTGTTTAAAAGCTAA